GCGAACTGCTGCGCAGCCAGCCGCAGGTCACTCTCGTTAAGCTGGCCGGGCTGGCGCGCGGCGGCGGCGCCGAGTTTGTGGCAGCGGCCGATATGGCTTTCGCGGCACGGGAAGCGGCGGGGCTGGCCCAGTGTGAGGCCTTGATGGGCATTACGCCCGGCGGTGGCGCGACGCAGTATCTGACGAGCCGAATGACGCGCGGCCGCGCTCTGGAAGTGATCCTGGGCGCCGATCTCATCGATGCCGCTACCGCAGAACGCTACGGCTGGATTAACCGCGCCTTGCCTGCCGCCGAGCTGGATGATTTCGTCGATCGGTTAGCGCGCAATATCGCGGCATTGCCTGCGGGGGTGATTGCGGCGGCCAAGCAGGCGATGCCTGCACCGGATCTGCAGGCTGGTTTTTATCGCGAGCATGACGCCTGGGCGGGATTGTTCGCACGCCCGGCTGCGGAGCAGTTGATTCGCGGTGGGCTGAAGGCCGGTGCGCAAACCCCGGAGGGGGAGCGCAACCTTGAAGGCCTGCTGCGGCATCTTGCCTGCTAAGAGGCCACATCGCGCTAGCCCGCCCCCCACTGCGTCAGCAGCGCATGCAGCCTGGCCGGTTCCAGCGGCTTGCGCAGCACCAGATAGCCTTCCTGCTCGGCCTCTTGCAATATT
Above is a window of Serratia nematodiphila DZ0503SBS1 DNA encoding:
- a CDS encoding enoyl-CoA hydratase/isomerase family protein, which produces MTDTDFSKLRLSHAHGVMTIAIDNPPVNVLDVALMSEISRLLLAVRDDPDTRVLVFQSANPAFFIAHVDMTLIDEPHAFDELASNAPEGLNPFQAFGELLRSQPQVTLVKLAGLARGGGAEFVAAADMAFAAREAAGLAQCEALMGITPGGGATQYLTSRMTRGRALEVILGADLIDAATAERYGWINRALPAAELDDFVDRLARNIAALPAGVIAAAKQAMPAPDLQAGFYREHDAWAGLFARPAAEQLIRGGLKAGAQTPEGERNLEGLLRHLAC